A genomic region of Dunckerocampus dactyliophorus isolate RoL2022-P2 chromosome 10, RoL_Ddac_1.1, whole genome shotgun sequence contains the following coding sequences:
- the phactr1 gene encoding phosphatase and actin regulator 1 isoform X2, translated as MAEAAPQEEDRRPIRRVRSKSDTPYINEARISLHLETAEEVERLAAMRSDSLVPGTHTPPIRRRSKFATLGRLFKPWKWRKKKSEKFKQTSADSSPPSSQEEEKLQNGSSPVLECSVSESEGAEPMEGAVATGGSLEFEIPSEGTSQQNHTHKLIQAPPTKKPSLYSGDDAESTLLRRPMVHKQPPALPPKPFTRIPNHSIDGTPVKLPCMSVKLSPPLPPKKLMISVPAGSMEPSLLAFQKCSAPPSQVPVGGHPLQYGTLPVPLHPPSRIIEELNKTLALTMQRFESSVMRAVPTLMIECDDKENLPNEADCEDLTVMYGDDEEELEEEEEEVDEEEEEEEEEDDETMFISTLALKVLRKDSLAIKLSNRPSKRELEEKNILPLQSDQERLESRQQTATKLTRRLSQRPTAEELEQRNILKPRNDFEEQEEKREIKRHLSKKLSQRPTVEELREAKILIRFSDYVEVAEAQDYDRRADKPWTRLTAVDKAAIRKELNEFKSTEMEVHESSRHLTRFHRP; from the exons ATGGCGGAAGCGGCCCCGCAAGAGGAGGACCGCAGACCGATCCGGAGAGTCCGTTCCAAGAGTGACACACCTTACATCAATGAAGCGAGGATCTCTTTGCACCTGGAGACAG ctgaagaAGTGGAGAGGCTGGCAGCAATGCGTTCTGATTCACTGGTACCTGgtacacacacacctccaattAGGCGAAGAAGTAAATTTGCCACCCTGGGGCGTCTCTTTAAACCCtggaaatggagaaagaaaaagagTGAAAAGTTCAAGCAGACCTCTGCTG ACAGCTCACCCCCGTCTTCACAGGAAGAGGAGAAGCTGCAGAATGGCAGTTCTCCCGTGCTTGAATGCAGCGTGTCAGAATCCGAAGGCGCGGAGCCGATGGAAGGAGCGGTGGCAACAGGAG GCTCACTAGAGTTTGAGATCCCCAGTGAGGGAACAAGTCAACAGAACCACACCCATAAATTAATCCAGGCTCCACCCACAAAGAAGCCTTCATTGTATTCAGGGGATGATGCTGAATCAACACTCCTCAGACGTCCTATGGTACACAAGCAACCACCTGCACTACCACCCAAACCTTTCACCAGGATACCAAATCACAGCATAG ATGGCACCCCGGTAAAGTTGCCGTGCATGTCGGTGAAGTTATCTCCGCCTCTACCTCCAAAGAAGCTCATGATCTCCGTACCTGCAGGGAGTATGGAACCCTCTTTACTCGCCTTCCAGAAGTGCTCTGCCCCTCCCAGCCAAGTTCCCGTCGGCGGACACCCCCTGCAATACGGGACGCTTCCTGTTCCTCTTCACCCACCAAGCCGAATCATCGAGGAACTCAACAAGACCCTGGCCCTAACCATGCAGAGGTTTGAAAG TTCTGTAATGCGTGCTGTTCCCACACTGATGATCGAATGTGACGACAAAGAGAATCTCCCCAACGAGGCAGATTGTGAGGATCTAACTGTTATGTATGGGGATGACGAAGAAGAGctagaagaagaggaggaagaagtggatgaggaggaggaggaggaagaagaggaagatgatGAAACCATGTTTATAA GCACACTGGCCCTGAAGGTGTTACGGAAAGACTCTCTGGCCATCAAACTGAGTAACCGTCCATCGAAGAGAGAGCTGGAGGAGAAGAACATTCTACCACTGCAGTCAGATCAGGAGAGACTTGAGTCCCGACAACAAACAGCAACCAAACTCACCAG ACGGCTGAGTCAACGTCCAACTGCAGAGGAACTGGAACAAAGGAACATCCTGAAAC CACGAAATGATTTTGAGGAGCAAGAAGAGAAGAGGGAGATCAAGAGACATTTATCCAAAAAG CTCAGCCAGAGGCCCACAGTGGAGGAGCTGAGGGAAGCAAAGATCCTCATCCGGTTTAGTGACTACGTGGAGGTCGCAGAGGCTCAGGACTACGACAGGAGAGCCGACAAGCCCTGGACTAGACTAACAGCTGTGGACAAG GCTGCCATAAGGAAAGaactgaatgagtttaaaagcACAGAGATGGAGGTGCATGAGTCGAGTCGTCACTTGACCAG GTTCCATAGGCCATAA
- the phactr1 gene encoding phosphatase and actin regulator 1 isoform X1: protein MAEAAPQEEDRRPIRRVRSKSDTPYINEARISLHLETAEEVERLAAMRSDSLVPGTHTPPIRRRSKFATLGRLFKPWKWRKKKSEKFKQTSAVLERKMSTRQSREELIKKGVLKEVYEKDSSPPSSQEEEKLQNGSSPVLECSVSESEGAEPMEGAVATGGSLEFEIPSEGTSQQNHTHKLIQAPPTKKPSLYSGDDAESTLLRRPMVHKQPPALPPKPFTRIPNHSIDGTPVKLPCMSVKLSPPLPPKKLMISVPAGSMEPSLLAFQKCSAPPSQVPVGGHPLQYGTLPVPLHPPSRIIEELNKTLALTMQRFESSVMRAVPTLMIECDDKENLPNEADCEDLTVMYGDDEEELEEEEEEVDEEEEEEEEEDDETMFISTLALKVLRKDSLAIKLSNRPSKRELEEKNILPLQSDQERLESRQQTATKLTRRLSQRPTAEELEQRNILKPRNDFEEQEEKREIKRHLSKKLSQRPTVEELREAKILIRFSDYVEVAEAQDYDRRADKPWTRLTAVDKAAIRKELNEFKSTEMEVHESSRHLTRFHRP, encoded by the exons ATGGCGGAAGCGGCCCCGCAAGAGGAGGACCGCAGACCGATCCGGAGAGTCCGTTCCAAGAGTGACACACCTTACATCAATGAAGCGAGGATCTCTTTGCACCTGGAGACAG ctgaagaAGTGGAGAGGCTGGCAGCAATGCGTTCTGATTCACTGGTACCTGgtacacacacacctccaattAGGCGAAGAAGTAAATTTGCCACCCTGGGGCGTCTCTTTAAACCCtggaaatggagaaagaaaaagagTGAAAAGTTCAAGCAGACCTCTGCTG TGCTGGAAAGGAAAATGTCCACACGACAAAGCAGAGAAGAGCTCATCAAGAAAGGAGTGCTGAAGGAAGTTTACGAGAAAG ACAGCTCACCCCCGTCTTCACAGGAAGAGGAGAAGCTGCAGAATGGCAGTTCTCCCGTGCTTGAATGCAGCGTGTCAGAATCCGAAGGCGCGGAGCCGATGGAAGGAGCGGTGGCAACAGGAG GCTCACTAGAGTTTGAGATCCCCAGTGAGGGAACAAGTCAACAGAACCACACCCATAAATTAATCCAGGCTCCACCCACAAAGAAGCCTTCATTGTATTCAGGGGATGATGCTGAATCAACACTCCTCAGACGTCCTATGGTACACAAGCAACCACCTGCACTACCACCCAAACCTTTCACCAGGATACCAAATCACAGCATAG ATGGCACCCCGGTAAAGTTGCCGTGCATGTCGGTGAAGTTATCTCCGCCTCTACCTCCAAAGAAGCTCATGATCTCCGTACCTGCAGGGAGTATGGAACCCTCTTTACTCGCCTTCCAGAAGTGCTCTGCCCCTCCCAGCCAAGTTCCCGTCGGCGGACACCCCCTGCAATACGGGACGCTTCCTGTTCCTCTTCACCCACCAAGCCGAATCATCGAGGAACTCAACAAGACCCTGGCCCTAACCATGCAGAGGTTTGAAAG TTCTGTAATGCGTGCTGTTCCCACACTGATGATCGAATGTGACGACAAAGAGAATCTCCCCAACGAGGCAGATTGTGAGGATCTAACTGTTATGTATGGGGATGACGAAGAAGAGctagaagaagaggaggaagaagtggatgaggaggaggaggaggaagaagaggaagatgatGAAACCATGTTTATAA GCACACTGGCCCTGAAGGTGTTACGGAAAGACTCTCTGGCCATCAAACTGAGTAACCGTCCATCGAAGAGAGAGCTGGAGGAGAAGAACATTCTACCACTGCAGTCAGATCAGGAGAGACTTGAGTCCCGACAACAAACAGCAACCAAACTCACCAG ACGGCTGAGTCAACGTCCAACTGCAGAGGAACTGGAACAAAGGAACATCCTGAAAC CACGAAATGATTTTGAGGAGCAAGAAGAGAAGAGGGAGATCAAGAGACATTTATCCAAAAAG CTCAGCCAGAGGCCCACAGTGGAGGAGCTGAGGGAAGCAAAGATCCTCATCCGGTTTAGTGACTACGTGGAGGTCGCAGAGGCTCAGGACTACGACAGGAGAGCCGACAAGCCCTGGACTAGACTAACAGCTGTGGACAAG GCTGCCATAAGGAAAGaactgaatgagtttaaaagcACAGAGATGGAGGTGCATGAGTCGAGTCGTCACTTGACCAG GTTCCATAGGCCATAA